A genomic stretch from Bosea sp. F3-2 includes:
- a CDS encoding chorismate mutase, which yields MTEAAPTTLADLRAEIDRIDSEMHALLMERSQIIETLISVKKTQASGSAFRPGREADMMKRLALRHKGLLPLDTVESIWRIIIATFTYVQANYSVHADVSGGDPAMRDSARFHFGFTVPFVPHEDARAVIRAVAESAGDLGIFRMDQGASAGIWWRDLIGPDRPKIIARLPFIERPDHPAGTPVYCIAKPLTDAAVREIVLYAARVERWSETLRHGLAEHLAEVSASAADGSHLSLLVAASGEVDQAAIRNALAPAGLSDFSEVGSHAARFSVKSARS from the coding sequence ATGACCGAAGCCGCCCCCACGACCCTCGCCGATCTGCGTGCAGAGATCGATCGTATCGACAGCGAGATGCATGCGCTGCTGATGGAGCGCTCGCAGATCATCGAGACGCTGATTTCCGTCAAGAAGACGCAAGCCTCCGGCTCCGCCTTCCGCCCCGGCCGCGAGGCCGACATGATGAAGCGCCTTGCGCTGCGCCATAAGGGGCTCTTGCCGCTCGACACGGTCGAGAGCATCTGGCGGATCATCATTGCCACCTTCACCTATGTGCAGGCGAATTACTCGGTGCATGCCGATGTCTCCGGCGGCGACCCGGCGATGCGCGATTCCGCCCGCTTCCATTTCGGCTTCACCGTGCCCTTCGTTCCGCATGAGGATGCCCGTGCCGTCATTCGCGCCGTGGCCGAGTCCGCCGGCGATCTCGGTATCTTCCGCATGGACCAGGGCGCCAGCGCCGGCATCTGGTGGCGCGACCTGATCGGGCCGGACAGGCCGAAGATCATCGCGCGCCTGCCCTTCATCGAGCGCCCGGACCATCCGGCCGGCACGCCGGTCTACTGCATCGCCAAGCCGCTGACCGACGCGGCTGTGCGCGAGATCGTGCTCTACGCCGCCCGCGTCGAGCGCTGGTCGGAAACACTGCGCCACGGCCTCGCCGAGCATCTGGCCGAAGTCTCGGCCTCGGCAGCGGACGGCTCGCATCTGTCGCTGCTGGTCGCGGCCTCCGGAGAGGTCGATCAGGCCGCGATCCGCAATGCGCTGGCGCCGGCCGGCCTCAGTGACTTCTCGGAAGTCGGCAGCCACGCCGCTCGTTTCTCTGTCAAATCCGCCCGTTCGTGA
- a CDS encoding prephenate/arogenate dehydrogenase family protein — translation MAESFAPRRSEPVFGRLAIIGIGLIGSSIARAAKELNLAGTIVLSDRDETVRQRARELGLGHAVAETAAEAARDADHIVLCVPVGACGAVAAEIASELKPGAILSDVGSVKGSVVDAVLPHLPEGVSFVPAHPVAGTENSGPDAGFPSLFLNRWCILTPPEGTDPAAVAKTRQLWEGMGALVEVMSAQHHDLVLAITSHLPHLIAYNIVGTAEDLEAVTQSEVIKFSAGGFRDFTRIAASDPTMWRDVFLHNKEAVLEMLGRFNEDLALLTRAIRYGDGETLHKHFTRTRAIRRGIVALGQEKPETEKLRKD, via the coding sequence ATGGCGGAGAGCTTCGCACCGCGCCGCAGTGAGCCGGTCTTCGGCCGTCTCGCCATCATCGGCATCGGGCTGATCGGCTCCTCGATCGCGCGGGCGGCGAAGGAGCTGAACCTCGCCGGCACGATCGTGCTGTCGGATCGCGACGAAACTGTTCGCCAGCGCGCCCGCGAGCTCGGCCTCGGCCATGCCGTTGCCGAAACGGCGGCCGAAGCGGCGCGCGATGCCGACCATATCGTCCTCTGCGTGCCCGTGGGCGCCTGCGGGGCGGTCGCGGCCGAGATCGCTTCCGAATTGAAGCCGGGCGCGATCCTCTCCGATGTCGGCTCGGTCAAGGGCTCGGTGGTCGATGCGGTCCTGCCGCATCTGCCGGAGGGCGTCTCCTTCGTGCCGGCTCATCCGGTCGCGGGCACCGAGAATTCCGGCCCCGATGCCGGTTTCCCGAGCCTTTTCCTCAACCGCTGGTGCATCCTGACGCCGCCGGAAGGCACGGACCCCGCCGCGGTCGCGAAGACCCGCCAGCTCTGGGAGGGGATGGGCGCACTCGTCGAGGTGATGAGCGCGCAGCATCACGACCTCGTGCTCGCCATCACCAGCCACCTGCCGCATCTGATCGCCTACAACATCGTCGGCACGGCCGAGGATCTCGAGGCGGTGACGCAATCCGAGGTGATCAAGTTTTCCGCCGGCGGTTTCCGCGACTTCACCCGCATCGCCGCCTCCGACCCGACGATGTGGCGCGACGTCTTCCTGCACAACAAGGAGGCGGTGTTGGAGATGCTCGGCCGTTTCAACGAGGACCTCGCGTTGCTCACCCGCGCCATCCGCTATGGCGATGGCGAGACGCTGCACAAGCACTTCACCCGCACCCGCGCCATCCGTCGCGGTATCGTTGCGCTCGGCCAGGAGAAGCCGGAGACCGAAAAGCTGCGCAAGGATTGA
- the hisC gene encoding histidinol-phosphate transaminase translates to MTASRPTPRPGVLDIEAYVPGKSAAPAGVKLHKLSSNETPLGPSPKAVEAFQSLASKLEFYPDGSSNKLRAAIAGRYGLDPARILCGTGSDELLQLITKAYLGDGDEGVFTEHGFLVYRIAILAAGGKPVVVKEKNYTADVDAILAAVTPKTKIVFLANPNNPTGTYLPFDEVKRLHAGLPSNVLLVLDAAYAEYVRRNDYASGLELVAESENVVMTRTFSKIYGLANLRIGWLYAPAHIVDALDRIRGPFNVNGAAIEAGAAAVADEAHVAAAIEHNEKWLAWTTAELEKLGLTVTPSVGNFILIHFPKTPGKTAKEADAFLTQRGLILRAVASYGLPDALRMTIGSEEANRLVVAALADFLAGKA, encoded by the coding sequence ATGACCGCCTCCCGCCCCACCCCGCGTCCCGGTGTCCTCGACATCGAGGCCTATGTCCCCGGTAAGTCCGCAGCGCCTGCCGGCGTGAAGCTGCACAAGCTCTCCTCCAACGAGACGCCGCTCGGCCCGAGCCCCAAGGCGGTCGAGGCCTTCCAGAGCCTTGCGAGCAAGCTGGAGTTCTATCCGGACGGCTCCTCGAACAAGCTGCGCGCCGCGATTGCCGGCCGCTACGGCCTCGATCCCGCCCGCATTCTCTGCGGCACCGGCTCCGATGAATTGCTGCAGCTCATCACCAAGGCCTATCTCGGCGACGGCGACGAGGGCGTCTTCACCGAGCACGGCTTCCTCGTCTACCGCATCGCCATCCTCGCCGCCGGCGGCAAGCCCGTCGTCGTCAAGGAGAAGAACTATACGGCCGATGTCGACGCCATCCTCGCGGCGGTGACGCCGAAGACGAAGATCGTCTTCCTGGCCAACCCCAACAACCCGACCGGCACCTATCTGCCGTTCGACGAGGTCAAGCGCCTGCATGCCGGCCTGCCGTCGAACGTTCTGCTCGTGCTCGACGCGGCCTATGCCGAATATGTCCGCCGCAACGACTACGCGTCGGGCCTCGAACTCGTGGCCGAGAGCGAGAACGTCGTGATGACCCGCACTTTCTCGAAGATCTATGGCCTCGCCAATCTGCGCATCGGCTGGCTCTACGCGCCGGCCCATATCGTCGATGCGCTCGACCGCATCCGCGGCCCCTTCAACGTCAACGGCGCCGCGATCGAGGCGGGCGCTGCCGCCGTTGCCGACGAGGCTCATGTCGCCGCCGCGATCGAGCACAATGAGAAGTGGCTGGCCTGGACGACGGCCGAGCTGGAGAAGCTCGGCCTCACTGTCACGCCCTCGGTCGGCAACTTCATCCTGATCCATTTCCCGAAGACGCCGGGCAAGACGGCGAAGGAGGCCGACGCCTTCCTGACCCAGCGCGGGCTCATCCTGCGCGCCGTCGCCTCCTATGGCCTGCCGGATGCGCTGCGCATGACCATCGGCTCCGAGGAGGCGAACCGCCTCGTCGTCGCCGCGCTCGCAGACTTCCTCGCCGGCAAGGCCTGA